A genomic segment from Leopardus geoffroyi isolate Oge1 chromosome A2, O.geoffroyi_Oge1_pat1.0, whole genome shotgun sequence encodes:
- the SPC24 gene encoding kinetochore protein Spc24 isoform X2: protein MAAFRDMEEVSQGLLSLLGANRAEAQQRRLLGRHEQVVERLLETQDSAEQRLREILAAEEEVAQSLLDAKERAHQGGAELQQLEAELRKAGEEDTRLKASLLQLTRELEELKETEASLERQEREVDEDTTVTIPSAVYVAQLYRQISKIEWDYECEPGMVKGIHHGPSVAQPVQLDSTQLSKKFISDYLWNLVDTDW from the exons ATGGCGGCCTTCCGCGACATGGAAGAGGTGAGCCAGGGGCTGCTGAGCCTGTTGGGCGCCAACCGCGCGGAGGCGCAGCAACGGCGGCTGCTGGGGCGCCACGAGCAGGTGGTGGAACGGCTGCTGGAGACGCAAGACAGCGCCGAACAACGGCTGCGAG AGATCCTGGCTGCAGAAGAAGAAGTGGCCCAGAGCCTTCTGGATGCGAAGGAGCGGGCGCACCAGGGGGGCGCCGAGTTGCAGCAGCTCGAAGCTGAGCTCCGGAAGGCCGGCGAGGAGGACACCCGTCTGAAGGCCAGCCTCCT TCAGCTCACCAGAGAGCTGGAGGAGCTCAAGGAGACCGAGGCCAGTCTcgagaggcaggagagggaagtTGACGAAGACACGACTGTCACCATCCCTTCGGCCGT GTATGTGGCTCAGCTTTATCGCCAGATTAGCAAAATTGAGTGGGACTATGAGTGTGAGCCAGGGATGGTCAAAGGCA TTCATCACGGCCCCAGCGTCGCCCAGCCTGTCCAGCTGGACAGCACCCAGCTCTCCAAGAAGTTCATCAGCGACTATCTCTGGAACTTGGTAGACACGGACTGGTAG
- the SPC24 gene encoding kinetochore protein Spc24 isoform X3, protein MDLRMAATSQRVSGEYRSWQELANSERSTSRSWGTQEILAAEEEVAQSLLDAKERAHQGGAELQQLEAELRKAGEEDTRLKASLLQLTRELEELKETEASLERQEREVDEDTTVTIPSAVYVAQLYRQISKIEWDYECEPGMVKGIHHGPSVAQPVQLDSTQLSKKFISDYLWNLVDTDW, encoded by the exons ATGGACCTCAGGATGGCAGCCACCTCCCAGAGAGTTAGTGGTGAATATAGGAGCTGGCAGGAACTGGCAAATTCCGAGCGGTCCACGAGCAGGAGCTGGGGGACTCAAG AGATCCTGGCTGCAGAAGAAGAAGTGGCCCAGAGCCTTCTGGATGCGAAGGAGCGGGCGCACCAGGGGGGCGCCGAGTTGCAGCAGCTCGAAGCTGAGCTCCGGAAGGCCGGCGAGGAGGACACCCGTCTGAAGGCCAGCCTCCT TCAGCTCACCAGAGAGCTGGAGGAGCTCAAGGAGACCGAGGCCAGTCTcgagaggcaggagagggaagtTGACGAAGACACGACTGTCACCATCCCTTCGGCCGT GTATGTGGCTCAGCTTTATCGCCAGATTAGCAAAATTGAGTGGGACTATGAGTGTGAGCCAGGGATGGTCAAAGGCA TTCATCACGGCCCCAGCGTCGCCCAGCCTGTCCAGCTGGACAGCACCCAGCTCTCCAAGAAGTTCATCAGCGACTATCTCTGGAACTTGGTAGACACGGACTGGTAG
- the SPC24 gene encoding kinetochore protein Spc24 isoform X1, with translation MAAFRDMEEVSQGLLSLLGANRAEAQQRRLLGRHEQVVERLLETQDSAEQRLREILAAEEEVAQSLLDAKERAHQGGAELQQLEAELRKAGEEDTRLKASLLYPSLRARTAGPRAHCRGARLVVLGTQLGALGPRRPPFQSEVTLTACFTQLTRELEELKETEASLERQEREVDEDTTVTIPSAVYVAQLYRQISKIEWDYECEPGMVKGIHHGPSVAQPVQLDSTQLSKKFISDYLWNLVDTDW, from the exons ATGGCGGCCTTCCGCGACATGGAAGAGGTGAGCCAGGGGCTGCTGAGCCTGTTGGGCGCCAACCGCGCGGAGGCGCAGCAACGGCGGCTGCTGGGGCGCCACGAGCAGGTGGTGGAACGGCTGCTGGAGACGCAAGACAGCGCCGAACAACGGCTGCGAG AGATCCTGGCTGCAGAAGAAGAAGTGGCCCAGAGCCTTCTGGATGCGAAGGAGCGGGCGCACCAGGGGGGCGCCGAGTTGCAGCAGCTCGAAGCTGAGCTCCGGAAGGCCGGCGAGGAGGACACCCGTCTGAAGGCCAGCCTCCTATATCCTTCCTTGCGTGCGCGGACGGCCGGGCCTCGGGCTCACTGCCGGGGTGCCCGTTTGGTCGTGCTGGGAACCCAGCTCGGAGCCCTGGGCCCACGGCGGCCCCCCTTCCAGAGCGAGGTGACCTTAACTGCCTGCTTTACTCAGCTCACCAGAGAGCTGGAGGAGCTCAAGGAGACCGAGGCCAGTCTcgagaggcaggagagggaagtTGACGAAGACACGACTGTCACCATCCCTTCGGCCGT GTATGTGGCTCAGCTTTATCGCCAGATTAGCAAAATTGAGTGGGACTATGAGTGTGAGCCAGGGATGGTCAAAGGCA TTCATCACGGCCCCAGCGTCGCCCAGCCTGTCCAGCTGGACAGCACCCAGCTCTCCAAGAAGTTCATCAGCGACTATCTCTGGAACTTGGTAGACACGGACTGGTAG
- the SPC24 gene encoding kinetochore protein Spc24 isoform X4 → MAAFRDMEEVSQGLLSLLGANRAEAQQRRLLGRHEQVVERLLETQDSAEQRLREILAAEEEVAQSLLDAKERAHQGGAELQQLEAELRKAGEEDTRLKASLLQLTRELEELKETEASLERQEREVDEDTTVTIPSAV, encoded by the exons ATGGCGGCCTTCCGCGACATGGAAGAGGTGAGCCAGGGGCTGCTGAGCCTGTTGGGCGCCAACCGCGCGGAGGCGCAGCAACGGCGGCTGCTGGGGCGCCACGAGCAGGTGGTGGAACGGCTGCTGGAGACGCAAGACAGCGCCGAACAACGGCTGCGAG AGATCCTGGCTGCAGAAGAAGAAGTGGCCCAGAGCCTTCTGGATGCGAAGGAGCGGGCGCACCAGGGGGGCGCCGAGTTGCAGCAGCTCGAAGCTGAGCTCCGGAAGGCCGGCGAGGAGGACACCCGTCTGAAGGCCAGCCTCCT TCAGCTCACCAGAGAGCTGGAGGAGCTCAAGGAGACCGAGGCCAGTCTcgagaggcaggagagggaagtTGACGAAGACACGACTGTCACCATCCCTTCGGCCGTGTAG